A window of the Bradyrhizobium ottawaense genome harbors these coding sequences:
- a CDS encoding SDR family NAD(P)-dependent oxidoreductase, producing MPNGHRVGALLEGRVAVISGAGRERGIGKATAKLFAAHGASVALLDLDEAEVQTAAADLAAAGANAIGITCDVSQPDSCRAAIERVLAWPKSRGRIDILVNNAGLTQRKRVADISLEDYSRITEVVLAGTLRLSQAVMPAMRSQRAGSIICISSMSAQQGGGVFGGAHYCAAKAGVLGLVRAMARELGPDGIRANAITPGLILTDFSRSGATDESKHAIAKDWPLGRAGDPAEIAGACLFLASDLSSYVTGVTLDVNGGAYMR from the coding sequence ATGCCGAACGGACATCGCGTCGGCGCCTTGCTCGAAGGGCGTGTCGCCGTCATTTCGGGGGCCGGGCGCGAGCGCGGCATCGGCAAGGCAACAGCAAAACTGTTTGCAGCGCACGGCGCCAGCGTCGCACTGCTCGATCTCGATGAGGCCGAAGTTCAGACCGCGGCGGCCGATCTCGCCGCAGCGGGCGCGAACGCCATCGGCATCACCTGCGACGTCAGCCAACCCGATTCCTGCCGGGCCGCGATCGAGCGCGTGCTGGCGTGGCCGAAAAGTCGGGGCCGGATCGACATCCTCGTCAACAATGCAGGCCTTACCCAAAGGAAACGGGTCGCGGATATCTCGCTTGAAGACTACAGCCGCATCACCGAGGTCGTGCTCGCGGGCACCCTGCGGCTGTCGCAGGCTGTGATGCCCGCGATGCGATCGCAGCGCGCGGGAAGCATCATCTGCATTTCGTCGATGTCGGCGCAGCAAGGTGGCGGGGTGTTCGGTGGCGCGCATTATTGCGCGGCCAAGGCCGGCGTCCTCGGCCTTGTCAGGGCGATGGCGCGGGAGCTCGGACCGGACGGCATCCGCGCCAACGCGATCACGCCCGGCCTGATCCTGACCGACTTCTCGCGATCCGGGGCCACGGATGAATCCAAGCACGCCATTGCCAAAGACTGGCCGCTGGGAAGGGCCGGCGATCCCGCCGAAATTGCCGGCGCGTGCCTGTTCCTCGCTTCGGATCTCTCGTCCTACGTCACCGGTGTGACTCTCGACGTCAACGGCGGCGCCTATATGCGCTGA
- a CDS encoding cytochrome P450 — protein MSDTVSVMPEHPPVSDWVHDFDHTDPRWTEDPFPIWDELRSECPVVHTKRFLGCYLPTTYQAVKEIAYDTEHFSSRRVIVRDVRPPITNTAPPITSDPPEHKPAKQLLLPPFTPDAMKKLEPRVRAICNELIDEFIADGKCDAAARYTKNIPVRAIAHMLGIPEKDGDLFIKWIHEILELGIKDDAALMRAVHEMTHYFAGHIEARKKNPTDDLISTMMNARDKDGQPLSDMHVLGSLRLLLIAGIDTTWSGIGASLWHLAKTPADRDRLIAEPELMPTAIEEFLRAYSPVTMAREVIGETSISGCPVKPGNMVLLSFPAANRDPAMFPDADKVVIDRKENRHAAFGLGIHRCVGSNLARMEMTVAIEEWLKRIPDFKLDPAGEVKWSEGTVRGPRQLPVLFKGK, from the coding sequence ATGTCCGATACCGTCAGCGTCATGCCCGAGCATCCCCCGGTCTCGGACTGGGTCCACGATTTCGACCATACCGATCCGCGCTGGACCGAAGATCCGTTTCCGATCTGGGACGAACTGCGCAGCGAATGTCCGGTCGTGCATACCAAGCGCTTCCTCGGCTGCTACCTGCCGACCACCTATCAGGCGGTGAAGGAAATCGCCTACGACACCGAGCATTTCTCCTCCCGCCGCGTCATCGTGCGCGACGTCCGGCCGCCGATCACCAATACGGCGCCGCCGATCACATCCGATCCGCCGGAGCACAAGCCGGCCAAGCAATTGCTGCTGCCGCCCTTTACGCCCGACGCGATGAAGAAGCTGGAGCCGCGGGTTCGCGCCATCTGCAACGAACTGATCGACGAATTCATCGCGGACGGCAAATGCGACGCCGCGGCGCGCTATACCAAGAACATTCCGGTTCGGGCGATCGCCCACATGCTCGGCATTCCCGAAAAGGACGGCGATCTCTTCATCAAGTGGATTCACGAAATTCTCGAACTCGGCATCAAGGATGACGCCGCGCTGATGCGCGCGGTGCATGAAATGACCCATTATTTCGCCGGGCATATCGAGGCGCGCAAGAAGAACCCGACCGACGACCTCATTTCTACAATGATGAACGCCAGGGACAAGGACGGCCAGCCGCTGTCGGACATGCATGTGCTCGGCTCGCTGCGGCTGCTTCTGATCGCCGGGATCGACACCACCTGGAGCGGGATCGGCGCCTCGCTGTGGCATCTGGCGAAAACGCCCGCCGACCGCGACCGCCTGATCGCCGAGCCGGAATTGATGCCGACCGCGATCGAGGAATTCCTGCGGGCCTATTCGCCGGTGACGATGGCGCGTGAAGTGATCGGGGAAACCTCCATCAGCGGTTGCCCGGTCAAGCCTGGCAATATGGTGCTGCTGTCGTTCCCGGCCGCCAACCGCGATCCCGCGATGTTCCCGGATGCCGACAAGGTGGTGATCGACCGCAAGGAAAACCGCCACGCCGCCTTCGGCCTCGGCATTCACCGCTGCGTCGGCTCTAACCTCGCGCGCATGGAGATGACGGTCGCGATCGAGGAATGGCTGAAGCGGATTCCTGATTTCAAGCTCGATCCGGCCGGCGAGGTCAAATGGTCGGAAGGCACCGTGCGCGGCCCGCGCCAGCTTCCGGTGCTGTTCAAGGGCAAGTGA
- a CDS encoding ferredoxin, with translation MAGKLKIRVDQDKCQGHARCKSLAPELFNLDEFGNAHEIGDGTVPAGLEDKAWLAQTNCPEIAIEVSEE, from the coding sequence ATGGCCGGAAAGCTGAAAATCCGCGTCGACCAGGACAAATGTCAGGGCCACGCGCGCTGCAAATCACTGGCACCTGAGCTGTTCAATCTCGACGAATTCGGCAACGCGCACGAAATCGGCGACGGTACGGTGCCGGCTGGCCTGGAAGACAAGGCCTGGCTCGCCCAGACCAACTGCCCGGAAATCGCGATCGAAGTGAGCGAGGAATAG
- a CDS encoding TetR/AcrR family transcriptional regulator, which produces MPPRPARKALNAYHHGDLRDALVQAALQEVELGGPEAINISALAKKLGVSQPAPYKHFADRETLLVAVTAEAFRQFSAMLRASIVEPSKRSKLSRFAQLTLDFGLRRNGIYRLMFASRIMACVPKGSELHSAAMETFDLLLEALEAPAIGYLRERSALKIWAALHGVVMLAEQGLLTGEVGQISREELVEEIVEQTKLALSVAIEAAGKAV; this is translated from the coding sequence ATGCCGCCTCGCCCCGCACGCAAAGCGCTGAACGCCTACCACCACGGGGATCTCCGCGATGCCCTGGTTCAGGCCGCGTTGCAGGAAGTCGAACTCGGCGGCCCGGAAGCGATCAATATCAGTGCGCTGGCGAAGAAGCTCGGCGTCTCGCAGCCGGCGCCCTACAAGCATTTTGCCGACCGGGAGACATTGCTGGTCGCCGTCACGGCGGAAGCCTTCCGGCAGTTCAGCGCCATGCTGCGGGCGTCGATCGTCGAGCCGTCGAAGCGTTCCAAGCTGTCGCGCTTTGCGCAACTCACGCTGGATTTCGGCCTGCGCCGCAACGGCATCTACCGCCTGATGTTCGCCTCGCGCATCATGGCGTGCGTACCGAAGGGCAGCGAGCTTCATAGTGCTGCGATGGAGACCTTCGATCTGCTGCTGGAAGCGCTGGAAGCGCCGGCGATCGGATATTTGCGCGAGCGTAGCGCGCTGAAGATCTGGGCCGCGCTGCATGGCGTGGTCATGCTGGCGGAACAGGGCCTGCTCACCGGCGAGGTCGGCCAGATCAGCCGCGAAGAGCTGGTCGAGGAGATCGTCGAGCAGACCAAGCTGGCGCTGTCGGTCGCCATCGAGGCCGCCGGCAAGGCCGTCTGA
- a CDS encoding aspartate ammonia-lyase encodes MAETKIDVDPPQSVAVATTRSIELTQVATRSEHDLIGDADVPANAYWGVHTLRAVDNFPITGVPVGHYPDLVRALALVKQAAARANRRLGHLAPAKADAIDRACDLIAKDGRFHDQFVVDAIQGGAGTSTNMNANEVIANVALELMGKHKGDYAALHPNDDVNMAQSTNDAYPTALRLAIIFAAGPLIASLDELAFAFKSKAVEFGDVLKIGRTQLQDAVPMTLGQEFDAYFATIKEDVARIREAAALFREVNLGATAIGTGINADPRYAALAIEELARASHEPMVPASNLIEATSDMGAFVLFSGVLKRVAVKLSKICNDLRLLSSGPRAGFGEIRLPTVQAGSSIMPGKVNPVIPEVVNQVAYMVIGHDLTVTMCAEGGQLQLNAFEPTIGYCVLSSLRTLTAAINTLTKKCVVGIEADRERCRALVEDSIGLVTALVPVLGYETCSRVAKQALAQKRRVADIVLEEKLLTQQQMERLFRPEAMTSPARSM; translated from the coding sequence ATGGCCGAAACCAAGATCGATGTGGATCCTCCGCAATCCGTCGCCGTTGCCACCACCCGGTCGATCGAGCTGACCCAGGTCGCGACCCGAAGCGAACACGATCTGATCGGCGACGCCGACGTGCCCGCCAATGCCTATTGGGGCGTCCACACCTTGCGGGCCGTGGATAACTTCCCCATCACCGGCGTTCCCGTCGGACATTATCCCGACCTGGTGCGGGCGCTGGCGCTGGTGAAGCAGGCTGCGGCGCGCGCCAACCGGCGTCTCGGACATCTGGCGCCGGCGAAGGCCGACGCCATTGACCGCGCCTGCGATCTGATCGCCAAGGACGGACGCTTTCACGACCAGTTCGTGGTCGACGCCATTCAGGGCGGCGCCGGAACCTCGACGAACATGAACGCCAACGAGGTCATTGCCAACGTGGCGCTCGAACTGATGGGGAAACACAAAGGCGACTACGCCGCACTTCATCCCAACGACGACGTCAACATGGCGCAGTCGACCAACGATGCCTATCCGACCGCGTTGCGGCTTGCGATCATTTTCGCAGCCGGCCCCCTGATCGCTTCGCTCGACGAGCTCGCCTTTGCCTTCAAGTCGAAGGCCGTCGAGTTCGGCGATGTCCTCAAGATCGGCCGCACCCAGCTTCAGGACGCGGTGCCGATGACGCTGGGCCAGGAATTCGATGCCTATTTTGCCACCATCAAGGAAGACGTCGCGCGAATAAGGGAAGCGGCGGCGCTGTTTCGCGAAGTCAATCTCGGCGCCACGGCGATCGGCACCGGCATCAACGCCGATCCGCGCTATGCCGCACTCGCGATCGAGGAACTGGCGCGGGCTTCCCATGAACCGATGGTACCGGCCAGCAACCTGATCGAGGCGACCTCCGACATGGGCGCCTTCGTGCTGTTCTCCGGCGTGTTGAAGCGTGTCGCAGTAAAACTATCGAAGATCTGCAACGATCTGCGTTTGCTGTCCAGTGGACCGCGCGCGGGCTTTGGCGAAATACGCTTGCCGACGGTGCAGGCGGGATCCTCGATCATGCCGGGCAAGGTCAACCCGGTGATTCCAGAGGTGGTCAACCAGGTCGCCTATATGGTGATCGGCCATGACCTCACCGTGACGATGTGCGCCGAAGGGGGACAGCTTCAACTCAACGCCTTCGAGCCCACGATCGGCTACTGCGTGCTGTCATCGCTGCGTACGCTGACGGCCGCAATCAACACCTTGACGAAGAAATGCGTGGTCGGCATCGAGGCCGACCGGGAACGATGCCGGGCGCTGGTCGAGGACAGCATCGGGCTCGTGACCGCGCTCGTGCCTGTTCTCGGCTATGAGACATGCTCGCGAGTAGCCAAGCAGGCACTGGCGCAAAAGCGCCGGGTTGCCGACATCGTGCTGGAGGAGAAGCTGTTGACGCAGCAGCAGATGGAGCGTCTGTTCCGCCCGGAAGCGATGACCTCCCCCGCCCGTTCGATGTAG
- the dctP gene encoding TRAP transporter substrate-binding protein DctP, whose amino-acid sequence MFRLAGLPVVLLMLTASVAVPAQALELRVADSFPAGHYLVRLMLKPWMDEVTRKTNGAVTFRYYPNQQLGKATDMLRLTQSGVVDIGYIGPSYVSDKMPLSEVAQLPEAFDTSCQGGLAYWKSARQGVLATQEYAPNKIRLLMEVVLPPYPVFTTKQKIETMKDMQGLKLRTTGGAQDLTLRALGAVPVRMAAPDAYESLTRGTMDGLLFAMESVVAYGMDSLIKYTTDGVSFGSFIVAYSINQSAWDRLPDDVKKAMDEASEAIVPKVCAEVDKELIDTRAHMQKSGVTFVSIPDDTRAQMKEKLRGVGQEWATTLDARGKPASAALKEFNDLLAEAAAKK is encoded by the coding sequence ATGTTCCGATTGGCGGGGCTGCCGGTGGTGTTGCTGATGTTGACGGCGAGCGTCGCAGTTCCCGCGCAGGCGCTCGAATTGCGGGTGGCGGACTCGTTCCCCGCCGGGCATTACCTGGTGCGGCTGATGCTAAAGCCCTGGATGGACGAGGTTACCCGAAAAACCAACGGCGCCGTCACGTTCAGATATTATCCCAACCAGCAACTGGGCAAGGCGACCGACATGCTCAGGCTGACGCAGTCCGGCGTCGTCGATATCGGCTACATCGGTCCCTCCTATGTCTCCGACAAGATGCCGCTGTCGGAAGTGGCGCAGTTGCCGGAAGCTTTCGACACCAGTTGTCAGGGCGGCCTCGCTTACTGGAAGAGCGCGCGCCAGGGTGTTTTGGCGACCCAGGAATATGCACCGAACAAGATCCGGCTTCTGATGGAAGTCGTGCTGCCGCCTTATCCGGTATTCACGACCAAACAGAAGATCGAGACGATGAAGGACATGCAGGGATTGAAGCTGCGCACCACCGGTGGCGCGCAGGACCTGACGTTGCGCGCGCTCGGCGCGGTGCCGGTGCGAATGGCCGCGCCCGATGCCTATGAGTCGCTGACTCGCGGCACCATGGACGGCCTGCTGTTTGCGATGGAAAGCGTTGTCGCCTACGGGATGGACTCGCTGATCAAATACACGACCGACGGTGTCAGCTTCGGCAGCTTCATCGTCGCCTACTCGATCAACCAGTCGGCCTGGGATCGCCTTCCCGACGACGTCAAGAAGGCGATGGACGAGGCATCCGAGGCCATCGTGCCGAAAGTCTGCGCCGAGGTCGACAAGGAACTGATCGACACGCGCGCGCACATGCAGAAATCCGGCGTCACCTTTGTGTCGATTCCAGACGACACCCGCGCTCAGATGAAGGAGAAGCTCAGAGGCGTCGGGCAGGAGTGGGCGACGACGCTCGATGCCCGCGGCAAGCCGGCGTCCGCGGCGCTGAAGGAATTCAACGACCTACTGGCGGAAGCGGCGGCGAAGAAGTGA
- a CDS encoding ABC transporter ATP-binding protein, whose product MSKGLCIRDIHVEYGSRVALSGISLDVAPAQIVSLVGSNGAGKTSTLRAIMGLRSPSKGEISFGGARIDGMSTPEIVARGIALSPEGRRVFPRMSVHDNLFVGGYLQPQGAHLHKSVERMFDFFPKLRQRRSQMAGSLSGGEQQMLAIARALMAAPKVLLLDEPSLGLAPIMVQEIGRLIQTINKEQGLSIVLVEQNASLALRLCHYAYVLENGRIALSGPGPELVKSDYVQRAYLGV is encoded by the coding sequence ATGAGCAAGGGGCTTTGTATCAGGGATATCCACGTCGAATACGGCAGCCGGGTCGCGCTCAGCGGCATCAGCCTCGACGTAGCACCTGCGCAGATCGTGTCATTGGTGGGCAGTAACGGCGCCGGCAAGACCAGCACCTTGCGCGCGATCATGGGGCTGAGGTCGCCGAGCAAGGGAGAAATCAGCTTCGGCGGCGCACGGATCGACGGGATGTCGACACCCGAAATCGTGGCCCGGGGCATCGCGCTGTCGCCCGAGGGACGGCGGGTATTCCCGCGCATGAGCGTGCACGACAATCTGTTTGTCGGCGGCTATCTGCAGCCGCAGGGCGCGCATTTGCACAAATCGGTCGAACGGATGTTCGACTTCTTCCCAAAGCTCCGGCAGCGCCGCAGCCAGATGGCCGGCTCGTTGTCGGGAGGCGAACAGCAAATGCTCGCGATTGCGCGGGCGCTGATGGCGGCGCCGAAGGTGCTGTTGCTGGATGAACCCTCGCTCGGTCTCGCGCCGATCATGGTGCAGGAGATCGGCCGCCTCATCCAGACCATCAACAAGGAGCAGGGCCTGTCGATCGTGCTGGTCGAGCAGAATGCCAGCCTCGCGCTCCGGCTCTGCCACTATGCCTATGTGCTGGAGAATGGCCGCATCGCGTTGAGCGGTCCGGGGCCGGAACTCGTCAAGAGCGACTACGTTCAGCGGGCCTATCTCGGCGTCTAG
- a CDS encoding ABC transporter ATP-binding protein gives MTALLEVDGISRRFGGLNALKDVSFSVNKGEIVGLIGPNGAGKTTCFNVVSGVMPPTAGAIRFKGHSIVGKKPSAIVSEGLVRTFQATTVFPDATVIENVMRGAFATTSVSMLSSVFNTRAARATLAATGERCDVLLGRLQLTPYREWRAGELSYGGQRRLGVAIALAANPQLLMLDEPVAGLNPEEAAEFGRLIREIHETEGVAVLLVEHHMRLVMGLCHRIVVLDHGELIAEGVPADIRANRKVIEAYLGSEEVG, from the coding sequence ATGACCGCCTTGCTGGAAGTAGACGGCATCAGCCGGCGTTTCGGCGGGCTGAATGCGCTGAAGGATGTCTCGTTCTCGGTGAACAAGGGCGAGATCGTCGGACTGATCGGCCCCAACGGCGCCGGCAAGACCACCTGCTTCAACGTCGTCAGCGGGGTCATGCCGCCGACGGCCGGCGCCATCCGGTTCAAGGGGCACAGCATCGTCGGAAAGAAGCCGAGCGCCATCGTCAGCGAAGGGCTGGTGCGGACGTTTCAGGCCACAACGGTGTTTCCGGACGCCACCGTCATCGAAAACGTCATGCGCGGCGCGTTCGCGACTACGTCGGTTTCGATGCTGAGTTCAGTCTTCAACACGCGCGCCGCACGCGCCACCCTGGCGGCGACCGGCGAACGCTGCGACGTCTTGCTCGGTCGGTTGCAGCTCACGCCATACCGTGAATGGCGCGCCGGCGAGTTGTCGTACGGCGGTCAGCGTCGGCTCGGCGTTGCCATTGCGCTCGCTGCCAATCCCCAACTTCTGATGCTCGATGAGCCGGTCGCGGGGCTCAATCCGGAGGAGGCGGCCGAGTTCGGTCGCCTGATCAGGGAAATTCACGAAACCGAAGGCGTCGCCGTGCTGCTGGTCGAGCATCACATGCGGCTGGTGATGGGCTTGTGCCATCGCATCGTCGTGCTGGACCACGGTGAGTTGATCGCCGAGGGCGTGCCGGCCGACATTCGCGCCAATCGCAAGGTGATCGAGGCCTATCTCGGCTCCGAGGAGGTCGGATGA
- a CDS encoding branched-chain amino acid ABC transporter permease yields MEGSSSAIGRDKPALAARTRMLRRAAVVILLAAALVLPQLTANQFYIHLANLMLLNSIFAVSLGLIAAVGQISLGHAAFVAAGAYISALAALTFKIPPILGIVLAGFATGLAAALLGKILLRLRGVYFVLVTFLAGQVFTLIALNWESVTHGANGLLGIPAISLFGFPLSTRLRFYYFALVAFIIVLTFVWALMRSQYGRAFRSIAENVRLAESSGIDVSHYQVIAFALGSGIAGAAGATMVHYIRFLSPDSFTFNDSIAYITMLVVGGRQTMLGGVLGALFLTPLPELLRGLVGAQHIVYGAILLAVLLFLPNGLVSIGRSLFKPSRAEAPK; encoded by the coding sequence TTGGAGGGATCATCATCCGCCATCGGCCGCGACAAGCCTGCGCTTGCGGCTCGTACCCGCATGCTGCGGCGCGCAGCCGTTGTCATCCTGCTTGCGGCGGCGCTCGTCCTGCCGCAGCTCACGGCCAACCAGTTCTATATTCACCTGGCGAACCTGATGTTGCTCAATTCGATCTTCGCGGTCAGCCTCGGCCTGATCGCGGCGGTCGGACAGATATCGCTCGGGCACGCTGCGTTCGTCGCCGCCGGCGCCTACATCTCGGCGCTCGCCGCCCTGACATTCAAGATTCCGCCGATCCTCGGCATCGTTCTTGCCGGATTTGCAACGGGGCTGGCGGCAGCGCTGCTCGGCAAGATCCTGCTGCGTCTGCGCGGGGTCTATTTCGTGCTCGTCACGTTTCTGGCAGGGCAGGTGTTCACGCTGATCGCGCTCAATTGGGAAAGCGTCACCCACGGCGCCAACGGATTGCTCGGAATACCCGCCATTTCGCTGTTCGGCTTTCCGCTCTCGACGCGGCTGCGGTTCTACTATTTTGCGCTTGTCGCTTTCATCATTGTCCTGACTTTCGTCTGGGCCTTGATGCGGTCGCAATACGGCCGGGCGTTCCGTTCGATCGCGGAGAACGTACGACTTGCCGAATCCAGCGGCATCGACGTCAGTCACTATCAGGTCATCGCCTTCGCGCTCGGCAGCGGCATCGCGGGTGCTGCCGGTGCGACGATGGTGCATTACATCCGCTTCCTGTCGCCCGACAGTTTCACCTTCAACGACTCGATTGCCTATATCACCATGCTCGTTGTCGGCGGTCGGCAGACGATGCTCGGCGGGGTGCTCGGCGCACTGTTCCTGACGCCGTTGCCGGAGCTGTTGCGCGGTCTGGTCGGGGCGCAGCATATCGTCTACGGCGCGATCCTGCTCGCGGTATTGCTGTTCCTGCCAAACGGGCTGGTCTCGATCGGACGCTCTCTTTTCAAGCCTTCCAGGGCGGAGGCGCCAAAATGA